Proteins from one Astatotilapia calliptera chromosome 8, fAstCal1.2, whole genome shotgun sequence genomic window:
- the LOC113028399 gene encoding FERM domain-containing protein 6 encodes MWQLLMHLSVCTDIIMCQAEEGGRLALLGPWEAVRRIYSGSRPCEALVAMRTKQRRQVCVLLPNKQHLDCAVTVKARGREVLNSVLKHLGVSDLQVFGLAVMKDNDYLFLDLDQKLSKYFGKRWNKGSLMVPFILFLRVQYYVESGLLILSTTVQQLYYTELRQKVLRSQSHHQEALFFQLAASALQADVGDLAQGEETEEDGEEKKQEKKHRCYFLPEDYFPSWLIKRRGREYLLQHSPVLHGELRGVSRRQAILHFIKEANELQDGPVTFYRMREEDKQPRSLILLGVTVKGVHICQEVEGKQSLLYDFSWTGIDRFTFQGNRFEITAVGSLCLPKLVYYTKSAFHSKHILRHLRDSHQLHMNIRDAVSSIQQLENMGTKEAYICDTACLRKSLQCSNLTSSMSDCSDALETATAWFKEEKEEDGGSTTGSELWLDESEELFVDDPAEVSWLAELLRGVSVDAPLMLPSFCWAAVTMEMKQVLWKKTDEGISVD; translated from the exons ATGTGGCAACTTTTGATGCATCTGTCTGTTTGTACAGACATCATTATGTGTCAGGCTGAGGAAGGAGGGAGGCTTGCTTTGTTAGGCCCATGGGAGGCTGTGAGGAGGATATATAGTGGATCGAGACCATGCGAAGCCTTAGTGGCAATGAGGACCAAACAGAGGCGACAGGTGTGCGTTCTTCTACCGAACAAGCAGCACCTGGATTGTGCTGTCACG GTAAAAGCCAGAGGCCGTGAGGTGTTGAACAGTGTGTTGAAGCATCTTGGTGTCAGTGATCTCCAAGTGTTTGGTCTAGCTGTTATGAAAG atAATGATTACCTGTTTCTTGATTTGGACCAAAAGCTGAGCAAGTACTTTGGGAAACGATGGAACAAAGGATCTTTAATG GTCCCGTTTATCTTATTTCTAAGAGTCCAGTATTATGTAGAAAGTGGGCTGCTAATTTT GAGCACCAcagtgcagcagctctactACACTGAGCTGAGGCAGAAGGTGCTGCGTTCACAGAGCCACCATCAGGAGGCTTTGTTCTTCCAGCTGGCAGCCTCTGCCCTCCAAGCTGACGTTGGCGATCTGGCACAGGGAGAGGAGACTGAGGAGGACGGAGAAGAGAAGAAGcaggagaaaaaacacagatgCTACTTTCTCCCTGAAGATTACTTCCCCtcatgg CTCATAAAGCGCAGAGGGAGAGAGTACTTACTTCAGCACAGCCCAGTGCTGCATGGTGAGCTGAGGGGGGTGTCCCGCAGGCAAGCCATCCTGCACTTTATAAAGGAAGCCAACGAGCTGCAGGATGGACCTGTCACATTCTACAGGATGAGAGAG GAGGACAAACAGCCGAGGAGTTTAATCCTCCTCGGTGTGACAGTGAAAGGAGTCCATATTTGCCAG gaGGTGGAAGGGAAACAATCTTTGTTGTACGATTTCTCCTGGACAGGTATTGATCGCTTTACCTTTCAG GGCAACAGGTTTGAAATCACTGCTGTGGGCTCTTTGTGCCTTCCTAAACTGGTTTATTACACTAAATCAGCTTTCCACTCTAAACACATCCTGAGGCACCTCCGTGACAGTCACCAACTCCACATGAACATCAGAGATGCAGTCAGTTCCATCCAACAGCTGGAAAACATGGGTA CCAAAGAAGCCTACATCTGCGACACAGCGTGCCTAAGAAAGAGTCTCCAGTGCAGCAACCTCACATCTTCAATGTCCGACTGCAGTGATGCTCTGGAAACAGCTACTGCCTGGTTtaaagaggaaaaggaagaggACGGAGGCTCTACAACAG GGTCTGAGCTGTGGTTGGACGAATCAGAGGAGTTGTTTGTTGATGATCCAGCTGAGGTGTCCTGGCTGGCTGAGCTGCTCCGTGGTGTGTCTGTTGACGCTCCTTTGATGTTACCCTCTTTTTGCTGGGCAG CTGTCACCATGGAAATGAAACAG GTTCTGTGGAAAAAAACGGATGAAGGGATATCTGTGGACTAA